In Odontesthes bonariensis isolate fOdoBon6 chromosome 6, fOdoBon6.hap1, whole genome shotgun sequence, one genomic interval encodes:
- the mapk1 gene encoding mitogen-activated protein kinase 1, producing MATAAVSAPAGSGPSPGSGTELVRGQAFDVGPRYSNLSYIGEGAYGMVCSAYDRDNKIRVAIKKISPFEHQTYCQRTLREIKILLRFKHENIIGINDIIRTPSIDQMKDVYIVQDLMETDLYKLLKTQHLSNDHICYFLYQILRGLKYIHSANVLHRDLKPSNLLLNTTCDLKICDFGLARVADPDHDHTGFLTEYVATRWYRAPEIMLNSKGYTKSIDIWSVGCILAEMLSNRPIFPGKHYLDQLNHILGILGSPSQEDLNCIINIKARNYLLSLPLRCKVPWNRLFPNADPKALDLLDKMLTFNPHKRIEVEEALAHPYLEQYYDPTDEPVAEAPFKFDMELDDLPKETLKELIFQETARFQPSFRS from the exons ATGGCGACAGCTGCGGTGTCTGCCCCTGCTGGCTCCGGCCCCAGCCCCGGATCGGGAACGGAGCTGGTCCGCGGGCAGGCCTTCGACGTCGGGCCTCGGTACAGCAACCTCTCTTACATCGGGGAAGGCGCCTACGGTATGGTGTG CTCTGCATATGACCGGGACAACAAGATTCGTGTGGCCATTAAAAAGATCAGCCCCTTTGAGCACCAGACTTACTGCCAACGCACCCTGAGAGAGATCAAAATCCTCCTGCGCTTCAAGCACGAGAACATCATTGGAATCAACGACATCATCCGCACGCCATCCATCGACCAAATGAAGGATGT TTATATTGTCCAGGATCTGATGGAAACTGACCTGTACAAACTCCTGAAGACCCAGCACCTGAGCAACGACCACATCTGCTACTTCCTCTACCAGATCCTACGAGGGCTCAAGTACATCCACTCAGCCAACGTCCTGCACCGCGACCTGAAGCCCTCCAACCTTCTGCTCAACACCACCTGTGATCTCAAG ATCTGTGATTTTGGTTTGGCCCGTGTGGCCGATCCCGACCATGATCACACCGGTTTCCTCACAGAGTACGTGGCCACACGTTGGTACAGAGCTCCAGAAATTATGCTCAACTCCAAG GGTTACACCAAGTCCATAGACATCTGGTCGGTGGGTTGCATCCTGGCTGAGATGCTGTCCAACAGGCCAATCTTCCCTGGGAAGCACTACTTGGATCAGCTTAACCACATTTTGG GGATCCTGGGCTCTCCCTCTCAGGAGGATCTCAACTGCATCATCAACATCAAGGCCAGGAACTACCTTTTGTCGCTGCCTTTGCGCTGCAAAGTGCCGTGGAACCGCCTCTTCCCCAATGCCGATCCCAAAG CTTTGGACCTGCTGGACAAGATGTTGACATTTAACCCTCACAAGAGGATTGAGGTGGAGGAGGCCCTGGCACACCCCTACCTGGAACAATATTACGACCCAACAGATGAG CCTGTTGCTGAGGCCCCCTTCAAATTTGATATGGAGCTGGATGACCTACCCAAAGAGACATTGAAGGAGCTCATCTTTCAAGAAACTGCACGTTTCCAGCCCAGCTTTAGGTCCTAA
- the grsf1 gene encoding G-rich sequence factor 1: MSGNGKSMLFLLQRCVALRQLTLPTTSITRSPPQSVRCGFIQQRTWASETRAVCQLQAAVRSSQRSFCTKTGAPCGDEYPPLPDYQSDSETESKEVYIVQVKGLPWSCTVQDLRKFFSDCRIRDGEKGIHLSLDKLGRPSGKAFIEMEHEDDVSKALEKHRQYVGPRYVEVFEVTNSDAEAILKKAVQTTPAADGVVLIRGLPFSCTEEDIAHFFSGLDLVENGITIVRDFRGRNSGEAFVQFTSQEAADEALKKDRELIGHRYIEVFPSRSDEIHSSWKRKKKSSDFSQTSSQSTNRTNHGSAAAPGSVQSSDAPTHFIHMRGLPFQVSGEDIVKFFSPLVVSKILLECGPNGKPSGEADVYFSCHRDASTAMSRDRMNIGHRYIELFLNSVPDSD; this comes from the exons ATGTCGGGTAACGGTAAATCTATGTTGTTTTTACTGCAGCGGTGTGTCGCTTTGAGACAGCTTACGTTACCGACAACGAGCATAACAAGAAGCCCCCCTCAGTCGGTCAGGTGTGGGTTCATACAGCAGCGAACATGGGCTTCAGAGACCCGGGCTGTCTGCCAGCTTCAGGCTGCAGTCAGAAGCAGTCAGCGCAGCTTCTGCACCAAG ACAGGAGCACCTTGTGGAGATGAGTACCCACCACTGCCAGACTATCAGTCTgattcagagacagagagcaaaGAGGTGTACATCGTGCAGGTGAAAGGTCTCCCCTGGTCATGCACAGTACAGGACCTCCGGAAGTTCTTCTCAG ACTGCAGGATTCGGGATGGGGAGAAGGGGATCCACCTGTCTTTGGATAAACTGGGCAGACCCTCGGGAAAAGCCTTCATTGAGATGGAGCACGAGGACGACGTCAGCAAAGCTCTGGAGAAGCACCGGCAGTACGTCGGCCCACGTTACGTTGAAG TCTTTGAAGTGACGAACAGCGACGCTGAAGCCATCCTGAAGAAAGCCGTCCAGACGACTCCAGCAGCAGACGGGGTGGTGCTGATCAGGGGGCTCCCTTTCTCCTGCACTGAGGAGGACATCGCCCACTTCTTTTCAG GTTTAGATCTAGTGGAGAACGGGATCACCATTGTCAGAGACTTTAGAGGAAGAAATTCTGGAGAAGCTTTCGTGCAGTTTACCTCCCAGGAAGCAGCTGATGAAGCTTTGAAGAAGGACAGAGAGCTCATAGGACACAG ATATATCGAGGTGTTTCCCAGCAGAAGTGACGAGATTCATAGTAgttggaagaggaagaagaagagttcAGATTTTTCCCAGACCAGCTCCCAGTCAACGAACAGGACCAACCACGGATCTG CTGCTGCACCAGGGTCTGTTCAGAGCTCCGATGCGCCGACGCACTTCATCCACATGCGAGGACTTCCTTTCCAGGTTTCTGGAGAGGACATTGTGAAG TTCTTTTCTCCTCTAGTTGTGTCTAAGATCCTGTTGGAATGTGGACCAAACGGGAAGCCGAGTGGAGAGGCGGACGTTTACTTCAGCTGCCACAGGGACGCTTCGACCGCCATGTCCAGAGACCGGATGAACATag